GGTGATCCAGATCTATGACATGCGCATCCTGCTGGAGGAGGAGGCCGCCGGCCAGGCCGCCCGTGCCCGCCAGTTCACCGATCTGATGCGCCTTGAAGCGCTGTTGGAACGGGACCGGCAGCTTCAGGCTCCCGATGACCGCACCAGGATCACCACCAACCTGGAGTTCCATGCAGCCGTGTGGAAGTGCGCGCACAACCCCATCCTGACGGACCTGCTGGAACGCCTGTCCACCCATTTGGTGCATGCTCCGCGCTCCACCCTTTCCGTGGACCAGCGCTGGGATGCCGCCCTCGATGAGCATGCCGCCCTGATCAGCGCCATCGACAGCCACGACGTGGACGGTGCCCGCGCCATTGCCCGCGCCCATATGGAAACAGCCCGCAGCATCCGTCTG
This genomic interval from Arthrobacter citreus contains the following:
- a CDS encoding GntR family transcriptional regulator, which translates into the protein MAQAAARIDGEAIFATLRSEILSGVHQPGTPMREISLAERFGVSRTPVREALSRLQQERLLERVARGLQVPQVEPAQVIQIYDMRILLEEEAAGQAARARQFTDLMRLEALLERDRQLQAPDDRTRITTNLEFHAAVWKCAHNPILTDLLERLSTHLVHAPRSTLSVDQRWDAALDEHAALISAIDSHDVDGARAIARAHMETARSIRLQLLRERALEQPLPPYSR